Proteins from one Arthrobacter sp. DNA4 genomic window:
- the cysD gene encoding sulfate adenylyltransferase subunit CysD has translation MSTSLTEETQVTEAGVSTRLSSLDTLESEAIHIIREVVAEFEKPALLFSGGKDSVVMLHLATKAFWPGKVPFPVLHVDTGHNFPEVIDFRDRTVERLGLKLVVGSVQEFIDRGELAERADGTRNPLQTVPLLDAIQQNKFDAVFGGGRRDEDKARAKERILSLRDEFGQWDPRNQRPELWNLYNGRHTVGQHVRAFPISNWTELDIWRYIERESIELPGLYYAHEREVFARDGMWRAVGEVSQPRPDEEVITKTVRYRTVGDMSCTGAVESNAYTVSDVVVEVAASTLTERGATRADDRISEAAMEDRKKDGYF, from the coding sequence ATGAGCACTTCACTTACCGAGGAGACCCAGGTGACCGAGGCCGGCGTCTCAACCCGACTGTCCAGCCTGGACACCCTTGAGTCCGAGGCCATCCACATCATCCGCGAGGTTGTCGCCGAGTTCGAGAAGCCTGCGCTGCTGTTCTCCGGCGGCAAGGACTCCGTGGTGATGCTGCACCTGGCCACCAAGGCCTTCTGGCCGGGCAAGGTCCCCTTCCCCGTGCTGCACGTGGACACCGGCCACAACTTCCCCGAGGTCATCGACTTCCGCGACCGGACCGTTGAGCGCCTGGGCCTGAAACTGGTGGTGGGCTCCGTGCAGGAGTTCATCGACCGCGGTGAGCTGGCTGAGCGTGCCGACGGAACCCGCAACCCGCTGCAGACCGTGCCGCTGCTGGACGCCATCCAGCAGAACAAATTCGACGCCGTCTTCGGTGGCGGCCGCCGCGACGAGGACAAGGCCCGCGCCAAGGAGCGCATCCTGAGCCTTCGCGACGAGTTCGGCCAGTGGGACCCCCGTAACCAGCGCCCCGAGCTGTGGAACCTCTATAACGGCCGCCACACTGTGGGCCAGCACGTCCGTGCGTTCCCCATCAGCAACTGGACCGAACTGGACATCTGGCGCTACATCGAGCGCGAGAGCATCGAACTGCCCGGCCTGTACTACGCCCACGAACGCGAAGTCTTCGCCCGCGACGGCATGTGGCGCGCAGTGGGTGAAGTGTCCCAGCCGCGCCCCGATGAGGAAGTCATCACCAAGACCGTCCGCTACCGCACCGTAGGGGACATGTCCTGCACCGGTGCCGTGGAGTCCAACGCGTACACGGTGTCCGACGTCGTGGTCGAAGTCGCCGCCTCCACCCTGACCGAACGTGGCGCCACCCGCGCAGATGACCGCATCTCCGAGGCCGCCATGGAAGACCGCAAGAAGGACGGGTACTTCTAA